A stretch of Dyella sp. BiH032 DNA encodes these proteins:
- a CDS encoding nucleoside permease has translation MSIKLRLVIMYFLQFFVWGSWLLTIGAYWFQNKHWPGTQFGAIFSTMGIASLFMPSIAGVIADKWINAEKLFGLMHIGGAIMLFIVPTINSPGLMFWVMLLNMMFYMPTISLSIAVAYNALKSGGEDIVTVFPPIRVWGTVGFIAALWTVSLLHLETTEGQFLVAGGAALLLGLYAFSLPKCPPRFERKEHQSLLDTLGLTSFALFRNAQMAIFFIFAMLLGAALQLTNAYGDTFLHDFAKMDEYKDLVAVRYPAIIMSISQISETLFILAIPFFLKRFGIKTVMLISMLAWTLRFGLFAYGDPGAGLWMIVLSCIVYGMAFDFFNISGSLFVEGQADPSIRASAQGLFMLMTNGIGAVLGSSVSGWMIDAFFTHADGGKDWHGIWTAFALYSLVVAVLFVFLFKHKHDPAAMEAARRVAH, from the coding sequence ATGAGCATCAAACTCCGCCTCGTCATCATGTACTTCCTGCAGTTCTTCGTGTGGGGGTCCTGGCTGCTGACCATCGGCGCGTACTGGTTCCAGAACAAGCATTGGCCCGGCACCCAGTTCGGCGCGATCTTCTCGACCATGGGCATCGCCTCGCTGTTCATGCCCTCGATCGCCGGCGTCATCGCCGACAAGTGGATCAACGCGGAGAAGCTCTTCGGCCTGATGCACATCGGCGGCGCGATCATGTTGTTCATCGTGCCGACGATCAATTCGCCCGGGCTGATGTTCTGGGTGATGCTGCTGAACATGATGTTCTACATGCCCACCATCTCGCTCTCGATCGCGGTGGCCTACAACGCGCTCAAGAGCGGGGGCGAAGACATCGTCACGGTGTTTCCGCCGATCCGCGTATGGGGCACGGTGGGTTTCATCGCGGCCTTGTGGACGGTGAGCCTGCTGCACCTGGAAACCACCGAGGGCCAGTTCCTCGTGGCCGGCGGCGCTGCGCTCCTGCTGGGCCTGTACGCCTTCAGCCTGCCCAAGTGCCCGCCACGGTTCGAGCGCAAGGAGCACCAGTCGCTGCTGGACACGCTGGGGCTGACCTCGTTCGCGCTGTTCCGCAACGCGCAGATGGCGATCTTCTTCATCTTCGCGATGCTGCTGGGCGCGGCACTGCAGCTGACCAATGCCTACGGCGACACCTTCCTGCACGACTTCGCCAAGATGGACGAATACAAGGACCTGGTGGCGGTGCGCTATCCGGCCATCATCATGTCCATCTCGCAGATCTCCGAAACCCTGTTCATCCTGGCCATTCCGTTCTTCCTCAAGCGCTTCGGCATCAAGACGGTGATGCTGATCAGCATGCTGGCCTGGACGCTGCGCTTCGGCCTGTTTGCCTACGGCGACCCGGGCGCGGGCCTGTGGATGATCGTGCTGTCGTGCATCGTGTACGGCATGGCCTTCGACTTCTTCAACATCTCCGGCTCGCTGTTCGTGGAAGGCCAGGCCGACCCGTCGATCCGCGCCAGCGCGCAGGGCCTGTTCATGCTGATGACCAACGGCATCGGCGCGGTGCTGGGCAGTTCGGTGAGCGGCTGGATGATCGATGCCTTCTTCACCCACGCCGACGGCGGCAAGGACTGGCACGGCATCTGGACCGCCTTCGCGCTGTATTCGCTGGTAGTGGCGGTGCTGTTCGTGTTCCTGTTCAAGCACAAGCATGATCCGGCCGCGATGGAGGCGGCCCGCCGC
- a CDS encoding LysE family transporter has product MSLFLTIAAIHLIALASPGPDFFFVSQTAVSRTRRQALFGVIGITLGMVVWSALALLGLQIVLHRLAWLSQLIAVAGGLYLAWMGVKMLRGAWKAPSGGGSHAPMAGRSDFAILRIGLLTNLANPKAVVYFGSVFSAFLGDGISVGARWGLWGMIVALTFLWFSMVAAFFALPAMRRGYLRLSRWIDGFAGAVFVLFGLHLVLGRRGH; this is encoded by the coding sequence ATGAGCCTGTTCCTCACTATCGCAGCGATCCATCTGATTGCCCTGGCCAGCCCGGGGCCGGATTTCTTCTTCGTCTCCCAGACCGCGGTGAGCCGCACGCGCCGGCAGGCGCTGTTCGGCGTCATCGGCATCACGCTGGGCATGGTGGTCTGGTCCGCGCTGGCCCTGCTGGGCCTGCAGATCGTGCTGCACAGGCTGGCCTGGCTGTCGCAGCTGATCGCGGTGGCCGGCGGCCTCTACCTGGCCTGGATGGGCGTGAAGATGCTGCGCGGTGCCTGGAAGGCGCCGTCCGGAGGCGGCAGTCATGCGCCGATGGCGGGGCGCAGCGACTTCGCCATCCTGCGCATCGGGCTGCTGACCAACCTGGCCAATCCCAAGGCCGTGGTCTACTTCGGCTCGGTGTTCTCGGCATTCCTGGGCGACGGCATCAGCGTCGGTGCGCGCTGGGGCTTGTGGGGCATGATCGTCGCGCTGACCTTCCTGTGGTTTTCGATGGTCGCCGCGTTCTTCGCGCTGCCGGCGATGCGCCGGGGCTACCTGCGGCTGTCGCGCTGGATCGATGGCTTCGCCGGGGCGGTTTTCGTGCTGTTCGGGCTGCACTTGGTGCTCGGCCGGCGCGGCCACTGA